A part of Chlamydia ibidis 10-1398/6 genomic DNA contains:
- a CDS encoding Yip1 family protein has translation MTSLIYNGGYIHDPIASCQEPLSVRKSLSAPKGLWNRITQLADTNPRVRYTLDITIIVLGILSIVGVLIASQGQGLLVFGIIPGLVLVSLGLTLLVSDVASTEKKKEIAEMLTAIFVPLVLLGLASALFAGAYFTCGASALILASPLFIMGTMTVGLSLVSLNKVTFQYFHTRSLIKSQNAAITLYERDAEEHSIPEVSKTTISEKITEKDPFLRAKSVILENRKRRKATRQYIRDHIQANLITRDLDSKRTASEKALLPTSWEYEDFTETCDFSQIHSLLKPDITFSTDVQTTIKTSSKETSSLPIFPACVVSSPLPSSMIYRDSKLIESVAKISENRPQHDYKDNNEESSQNGSREENEDQEDLEENQGNEE, from the coding sequence ATGACCTCTTTAATTTATAATGGTGGTTATATCCACGATCCTATTGCCTCTTGCCAAGAGCCTCTTTCGGTTAGAAAAAGCCTTTCCGCTCCTAAGGGGTTATGGAATAGAATCACGCAACTAGCTGATACAAACCCGCGCGTACGCTATACACTAGATATAACTATTATAGTATTAGGTATCCTGTCCATAGTCGGAGTACTCATTGCTTCCCAAGGGCAAGGACTATTAGTATTCGGCATTATTCCTGGATTAGTTCTTGTATCGCTAGGGCTAACATTACTAGTGTCGGATGTTGCTTCTACGGAAAAAAAGAAAGAAATTGCTGAAATGCTTACAGCTATTTTCGTACCGCTTGTGCTTTTGGGCTTAGCTTCTGCGTTGTTTGCTGGGGCATACTTTACATGCGGAGCATCCGCTCTTATTCTTGCTAGTCCATTGTTCATTATGGGAACAATGACAGTAGGGTTATCTTTGGTAAGCTTAAATAAAGTCACGTTTCAATACTTCCATACGAGATCATTAATCAAATCTCAGAATGCAGCCATTACTCTATATGAACGCGACGCAGAGGAACATAGTATTCCTGAGGTAAGCAAGACAACAATATCTGAGAAAATTACTGAGAAAGATCCTTTCCTTCGAGCAAAAAGTGTTATTTTAGAAAATAGAAAACGTCGCAAAGCTACAAGGCAGTATATTCGTGATCATATTCAAGCAAATCTTATAACCAGAGACTTAGATTCAAAACGCACAGCTTCTGAAAAAGCTCTTCTTCCTACATCGTGGGAATACGAGGATTTTACAGAAACCTGTGACTTCTCTCAAATCCATAGCCTCCTGAAACCTGACATAACCTTTTCTACAGATGTACAAACTACAATAAAAACCTCTTCCAAAGAGACTTCCTCATTACCTATATTCCCTGCGTGTGTAGTTTCATCTCCTCTACCCTCTAGCATGATTTACCGGGATAGTAAACTTATAGAATCGGTAGCGAAAATTTCGGAAAATCGCCCGCAACACGATTATAAAGACAATAATGAAGAATCCTCTCAAAATGGAAGTAGAGAAGAAAATGAAGACCAAGAAGACCTGGAGGAAAATCAGGGAAACGAAGAATAA
- a CDS encoding DUF5422 family protein yields the protein MECLEVVQKGSNIYLDCIFPERGAARQCKSLAQSYPRIAMTIEILASVVLGTFKMVTLPVATFASLFLLPIAGIRKAICTKQASDTLPYVFAWLISLLSVAAIVGLVFAMIALAPEAAFLMIGVFGAIGASSTLINLHNEMFPVRVQPTIPFDEGNSRMENHIVSPKNQESETPKVSNLGTNTTPAASSEDEAAFVDAPAEEEKTVATAGHVSNTGNESS from the coding sequence ATGGAATGCTTAGAAGTTGTACAAAAAGGTTCGAATATTTACCTGGATTGTATTTTTCCAGAACGTGGTGCCGCTAGGCAATGCAAAAGTTTAGCACAGTCCTACCCACGTATTGCTATGACCATAGAAATTCTGGCCTCCGTGGTCTTAGGGACATTTAAAATGGTCACTCTTCCAGTAGCAACTTTTGCTTCCTTATTTTTGCTTCCTATAGCTGGTATACGCAAAGCGATTTGTACTAAGCAAGCTTCCGATACCCTGCCCTATGTATTTGCATGGTTGATCAGTTTATTATCTGTTGCTGCAATTGTGGGTCTTGTTTTTGCTATGATTGCTTTAGCTCCTGAAGCTGCATTCTTAATGATTGGTGTATTCGGGGCTATTGGTGCAAGTTCTACGCTAATAAACTTACACAACGAGATGTTCCCTGTACGCGTACAACCCACTATCCCTTTTGATGAGGGTAATTCTCGTATGGAAAATCATATTGTATCTCCCAAAAATCAAGAAAGTGAAACTCCAAAGGTCTCTAACCTGGGTACGAATACAACCCCTGCGGCATCTTCCGAAGATGAAGCTGCGTTTGTTGATGCTCCTGCAGAGGAGGAGAAAACAGTAGCAACCGCAGGGCATGTTTCTAACACCGGAAACGAGTCCTCTTAG
- a CDS encoding helix-turn-helix domain-containing protein has translation MTEHVHKELLHLGEIFRSKREEQSLSLKDIEAATSIRCSCLEAIEKGYLGKLISPIYAQGFIKKYAAYLGLDGDQILRDHPYVMKIFKEFSEHNMEMLLDLESMGGRNSPERAIHSWSNLWWAAVIVAGGAALWWVGSLLSIF, from the coding sequence ATGACAGAACATGTGCATAAAGAACTTCTACATTTAGGAGAAATATTCCGTAGTAAACGGGAAGAACAGTCTCTCTCGCTGAAAGATATAGAAGCTGCGACCTCAATACGTTGTTCATGTTTAGAAGCGATTGAAAAGGGATATTTAGGAAAACTAATTTCTCCAATCTATGCACAAGGATTTATCAAAAAATATGCTGCGTATTTAGGGTTAGATGGAGACCAAATCCTTCGAGATCATCCTTATGTCATGAAAATTTTCAAAGAATTCTCAGAGCATAACATGGAAATGCTCCTTGATTTAGAATCTATGGGGGGAAGAAACTCACCAGAAAGAGCAATACATAGTTGGTCTAATCTTTGGTGGGCTGCTGTGATTGTCGCTGGTGGTGCCGCTCTTTGGTGGGTTGGGTCGTTACTTTCTATTTTTTAG
- the rnhC gene encoding ribonuclease HIII has translation MPAPFVISLSHSLHNLLKDRLVEKGFSLTQPQYTVFQARSPDVSCILYTSGKLVVQGKGAQEFIEFFLEPEILLTFTHREGKKDLRPRLGVDESGKGDFFGPLCIAGVFARDKQTLEELYKTNIQDSKKLNDSQILSLGKTIRDFCTYDVMILYPEKYNDLYRKFQNLNLLLAWAHSVIIDSIAPRPAGDVFAISDQFASSESLLLNALRKKNKDISLIQRTRAEQDIVVAAASILAREAFITTMTKLEKRYSVRLPKGAGAIVKSSGKAILKNHGKEVLTHLCKTHFKTFEEICNENSPL, from the coding sequence ATGCCAGCCCCCTTTGTTATTTCATTATCTCACTCTTTACATAACTTGCTAAAAGATCGTCTGGTTGAAAAAGGGTTTTCACTTACGCAACCGCAATACACAGTTTTTCAAGCACGATCTCCTGATGTAAGCTGTATATTGTATACCTCGGGTAAATTAGTAGTTCAGGGTAAGGGAGCACAGGAGTTTATAGAGTTTTTTCTTGAGCCTGAAATTTTGCTAACTTTCACACACAGAGAAGGGAAAAAAGATTTACGTCCTAGATTAGGAGTAGATGAATCGGGTAAGGGTGATTTTTTCGGGCCCCTATGCATTGCCGGTGTGTTTGCTAGAGATAAACAAACCTTAGAAGAATTATATAAAACTAATATTCAAGATTCGAAAAAGTTAAATGATTCTCAGATACTTTCTTTAGGGAAAACCATTCGAGATTTCTGTACGTATGATGTTATGATTCTATATCCCGAGAAATATAACGATCTCTATAGAAAATTCCAAAATCTGAATTTGTTATTAGCATGGGCGCACTCTGTTATTATTGATAGCATTGCTCCTCGTCCTGCTGGAGATGTGTTCGCTATTTCTGATCAATTCGCTTCTTCAGAATCTTTATTACTTAATGCATTAAGAAAAAAGAATAAGGATATCTCTCTTATTCAAAGAACACGTGCAGAACAGGATATCGTTGTAGCAGCAGCTTCTATTCTTGCTCGAGAAGCCTTTATTACTACAATGACGAAGCTAGAAAAACGCTATTCTGTACGACTGCCTAAAGGAGCAGGCGCTATTGTAAAATCCTCTGGAAAAGCGATTCTGAAGAATCATGGCAAGGAAGTTCTTACCCATTTGTGCAAAACACATTTCAAAACATTCGAAGAAATTTGCAACGAAAATTCCCCATTATAA
- the gatC gene encoding Asp-tRNA(Asn)/Glu-tRNA(Gln) amidotransferase subunit GatC: protein MTQSYVSREEILLLAKSSALELSEELIEEYEASLNEVIGIMEEAISMDVTDVMASLETLHVVTPEDLREDDVSFEFSREEFLANVPESLGGLVKVPTVIK from the coding sequence ATGACACAGTCCTATGTAAGTAGAGAAGAGATTTTACTTTTAGCTAAGAGTTCAGCTTTAGAGTTAAGCGAAGAGCTAATCGAAGAATATGAAGCTTCTTTAAATGAAGTTATTGGCATTATGGAAGAAGCGATTTCCATGGATGTAACCGATGTTATGGCAAGTCTTGAGACTTTGCATGTCGTTACTCCCGAAGACTTACGGGAAGACGATGTTTCCTTTGAATTCTCTCGTGAAGAATTTTTAGCAAATGTTCCTGAATCTTTGGGTGGATTAGTTAAAGTACCTACGGTAATTAAATAG
- the gatA gene encoding Asp-tRNA(Asn)/Glu-tRNA(Gln) amidotransferase subunit GatA, with protein sequence MYRKSALELRTSVANGTTSATAIAEYFYNRIATQDGQVGAFLSLCRERALEKAAAVDQKRSRGEPLGKLAGVPIGVKDNIHVAGLPTTCASKMLENYVAPFNATVIERIEAEDGIILGKLNMDEFAMGSTTQYSAFKSTKNPWDFSCVPGGSSGGSAAAVSARFCPLALGSDTGGSIRQPAAFCGVVGFKPSYGAVSRYGLVAFGSSLDQIGPLATVVEDVALAMDVFAGKDSRDATSQRFDLRDFQSSLSLEVPQLIGVPRRFLEGLRDDIKENFFDSLEVLEKQGSHIVDIDLDILRHAVSVYYIIASAEAATNLARFDGIRYGFRAPEAKNMQDVYNMSRAEGFGKEVIRRILLGNYVLSAERQNVFYKKGSAIRTKIIQTFQQAFEKCDVIAMPVCSCPAFPIGEILDPISLYLQDIYTVAVNLAYLPAIAVPSGLSREGLPLGFQIIGQRGDDRRVCQVGYSFQEHAKIKNMSPKGCVELFCEGEKS encoded by the coding sequence ATGTATAGAAAGAGTGCCTTAGAGTTAAGAACATCCGTAGCGAATGGAACGACTTCCGCTACGGCAATAGCGGAGTATTTTTATAATAGAATCGCAACTCAAGATGGTCAGGTTGGAGCTTTTCTATCTCTTTGCCGTGAAAGGGCACTGGAAAAAGCAGCCGCAGTTGATCAGAAGCGTTCTCGGGGAGAGCCTTTGGGAAAACTGGCAGGAGTCCCTATAGGAGTTAAAGACAATATCCATGTTGCAGGTCTTCCTACTACTTGTGCATCAAAAATGCTAGAAAACTATGTAGCCCCATTCAATGCTACAGTGATAGAGCGTATAGAAGCCGAGGATGGTATTATCTTAGGCAAACTTAATATGGATGAGTTTGCTATGGGATCAACAACCCAGTATTCCGCTTTTAAATCAACAAAGAATCCTTGGGATTTTTCTTGTGTTCCAGGAGGGTCTTCAGGAGGGTCAGCAGCAGCGGTGTCGGCAAGATTTTGTCCTCTGGCGCTTGGATCGGATACTGGGGGATCTATACGCCAACCTGCAGCTTTTTGCGGCGTAGTGGGATTTAAACCGTCTTATGGTGCGGTGTCCCGATATGGCCTAGTAGCGTTTGGATCTTCCTTAGATCAGATAGGACCTTTAGCAACAGTAGTGGAAGATGTAGCTCTCGCTATGGATGTTTTTGCAGGAAAAGATTCTAGAGACGCCACTTCTCAAAGATTTGATTTGCGAGATTTTCAAAGTAGCCTGTCTTTAGAAGTCCCTCAGCTTATAGGAGTTCCTAGAAGATTTCTAGAAGGATTACGAGACGACATTAAAGAAAATTTCTTTGACTCTTTAGAAGTCTTGGAAAAGCAGGGCAGCCATATCGTTGATATTGACCTCGATATCTTACGCCATGCTGTTTCAGTTTATTATATTATCGCTTCTGCTGAAGCAGCAACTAATTTGGCAAGATTTGATGGTATTCGGTATGGATTTCGAGCTCCTGAAGCAAAGAATATGCAAGACGTCTACAACATGTCCCGTGCAGAAGGTTTTGGAAAAGAGGTAATTCGCAGAATTCTATTAGGGAATTATGTCCTTTCGGCTGAAAGACAGAATGTATTTTACAAAAAGGGATCAGCTATTCGTACAAAGATTATTCAGACTTTTCAACAAGCTTTCGAGAAGTGTGATGTCATCGCCATGCCTGTATGTTCTTGCCCTGCTTTTCCTATTGGAGAAATATTAGATCCCATATCCTTATACCTCCAAGATATCTATACTGTTGCTGTAAACCTTGCATATCTTCCTGCAATTGCCGTGCCGTCAGGATTATCTAGAGAGGGGCTTCCCTTGGGATTCCAGATTATAGGACAGCGGGGTGATGACCGACGTGTATGTCAGGTAGGGTATAGTTTTCAAGAGCACGCAAAAATTAAAAACATGTCACCCAAAGGATGTGTAGAACTATTTTGTGAAGGAGAAAAGTCATGA
- the gatB gene encoding Asp-tRNA(Asn)/Glu-tRNA(Gln) amidotransferase subunit GatB, with protein sequence MSDVYADWESVIGLEVHVELNTASKLFSSARNRFGDEPNTNISPVCTGLPGSLPVLNKEAVRKAVLFGCAVQGDVALFSRFDRKSYFYPDSPRNFQITQFDHPIIRGGFVQAIVQGEERCFELAQTHLEDDAGMLKHFGEFAGVDYNRAGVPLIEIVSKPCMFCAEDAVAYATSLVSLLDYIGISDCNMEEGSIRFDVNISVRPRGSQELRNKVEIKNMNSFAFMSQALEAEKRRQVDEYLSNPTKDPKEVIPGATYRWDPEKKKTVLMRLKERAEDYKYFIEPDLPVLQLTEDYIHEIRSTLPELPYNKYHRYLTDFSLAEDVANILISDKQIANFFELAAANCKNYRTLSNWITVEFAGRCKNFGIHLAASGVLPQDIAQLVNLIDTNVITGKIAKDIADMMMESPGKNPENILKENPSLLPMTDETALKTIITEVISQNPESVADYKNGKTKALGFLVGQIMKRTQGKAPPKRVNELLLNELEQS encoded by the coding sequence ATGAGTGATGTCTATGCTGATTGGGAGTCGGTCATAGGATTAGAAGTTCACGTAGAGTTAAATACCGCGTCCAAGTTATTTAGTTCAGCACGCAATCGATTTGGAGATGAACCCAATACGAATATTTCTCCAGTATGCACAGGATTGCCGGGATCCCTGCCAGTTTTGAATAAGGAAGCAGTACGGAAGGCTGTTCTATTTGGTTGTGCTGTGCAAGGAGATGTTGCCTTGTTCAGTCGTTTTGACAGAAAATCATACTTCTATCCCGATAGTCCTAGGAATTTTCAAATTACGCAGTTTGACCATCCTATTATTCGCGGTGGCTTTGTTCAAGCCATTGTTCAAGGTGAAGAACGTTGTTTTGAGCTTGCGCAAACACATCTTGAAGATGATGCAGGCATGCTAAAACATTTTGGCGAGTTTGCTGGAGTAGATTACAATCGTGCAGGTGTTCCATTAATTGAAATCGTTTCAAAACCCTGCATGTTTTGTGCCGAGGATGCCGTGGCCTATGCTACGTCATTGGTCTCCCTGTTAGATTATATTGGTATTTCTGACTGTAACATGGAAGAAGGATCAATTCGCTTTGATGTGAATATATCTGTACGACCTAGGGGTTCTCAAGAGCTGCGAAATAAAGTAGAAATCAAAAATATGAATTCCTTTGCTTTCATGTCACAAGCTTTAGAAGCAGAGAAACGCCGTCAAGTAGATGAATACTTGTCTAACCCAACGAAAGATCCTAAAGAGGTAATTCCTGGAGCTACATACCGTTGGGATCCTGAGAAGAAAAAAACCGTGCTTATGCGCCTTAAAGAACGTGCTGAAGATTATAAATATTTCATTGAACCAGATTTGCCAGTTCTTCAATTAACAGAAGATTATATTCATGAAATTCGCTCCACTCTTCCAGAGCTGCCCTATAATAAGTATCACAGATATTTAACAGATTTCTCACTAGCTGAGGATGTTGCCAATATTTTAATAAGCGATAAGCAAATTGCCAATTTTTTCGAACTTGCAGCGGCGAATTGTAAAAATTACCGGACTTTGTCCAATTGGATAACTGTAGAGTTTGCCGGTCGGTGTAAAAATTTTGGAATTCATCTTGCAGCTTCTGGTGTCCTTCCTCAAGATATCGCGCAATTAGTTAATTTGATTGATACAAATGTTATCACTGGAAAAATAGCTAAAGACATTGCTGATATGATGATGGAATCTCCAGGGAAAAATCCTGAGAACATTCTGAAAGAAAATCCTTCCCTACTGCCAATGACTGATGAAACTGCATTGAAAACGATTATCACAGAAGTTATTAGTCAGAATCCTGAGTCAGTGGCAGATTATAAGAATGGCAAAACAAAAGCATTGGGTTTCTTGGTTGGACAGATCATGAAACGTACTCAAGGAAAAGCGCCACCCAAAAGAGTGAATGAATTGCTGCTGAATGAATTAGAGCAGTCTTAA